A genomic segment from Flavobacterium litorale encodes:
- a CDS encoding GxxExxY protein — MELIQKEEYYKIVGICMEVHRELGGGLLEVVYKDALEYEFRKNNIPFEREKEYLIQYKDIVLPHKFYADFVVYDDIILEVKSVTDIVNAHIAQTLNYIRLAYGRIGIIVNFNGKSLQHKRIIR; from the coding sequence ATGGAATTAATTCAGAAAGAGGAATATTATAAAATAGTAGGGATTTGTATGGAAGTACATAGAGAATTGGGTGGTGGATTATTGGAAGTAGTATATAAAGATGCTTTAGAGTATGAATTTAGAAAAAACAATATCCCATTTGAAAGAGAAAAAGAATATTTAATTCAATATAAAGACATTGTTTTGCCGCATAAATTTTATGCTGATTTTGTTGTGTATGATGATATAATTTTAGAAGTAAAATCGGTCACTGATATTGTTAATGCACATATAGCACAAACATTAAACTATATACGCTTAGCATACGGAAGAATTGGCATTATAGTTAATTTTAATGGGAAATCGCTGCAACACAAAAGAATTATACGATAA